One part of the Polycyclovorans algicola TG408 genome encodes these proteins:
- a CDS encoding esterase/lipase family protein: MIPLATTETQRTLDGTAQVAVTGLTQITDAVQGVHRAIAAIPFAILKPLPGVGTTAFTHDTIADGVYDAVRTVMRGVGEGARLVIKSIPPEYLPDREAPAPWSGQAISALNGAFGDRLAEHGNALTLGMAFAHKGRALPLDEMAWAAAHPQATGKVAVFIHGLCCNESVWDLHRPDHDGHNYAERLACEGGFTPLFLRYNSGLGMADNGAALAQLLDGLMEVYPRRIQQLVLIGHSMGGLVARSALAQATDDDAAWLKPVTHLFCLGAPHLGAPLESWAWNAGRLLDRLPFTAPFGGWLKARSIGIKQLRHGHVRFTDGVDEDLDAVFGSAAGPCPRPAHVRYGFIGSSLGPDPEAPLARLLGDGLVRLDSARAAAMGDADWASFTGLHHIRLSNDRRVYEQLRVWLRA; the protein is encoded by the coding sequence ATGATACCTCTGGCCACCACCGAAACCCAGCGCACGCTCGATGGCACCGCCCAGGTCGCGGTCACCGGCCTGACGCAAATCACCGACGCGGTACAGGGCGTTCATCGCGCCATTGCGGCCATCCCCTTCGCCATCCTCAAGCCCTTGCCGGGCGTCGGCACCACGGCGTTTACTCACGACACGATTGCCGATGGCGTCTATGACGCGGTGCGCACGGTGATGCGCGGCGTCGGTGAAGGCGCGCGATTGGTCATCAAGTCAATTCCGCCGGAATACCTGCCCGACCGCGAAGCGCCCGCGCCGTGGAGCGGCCAGGCCATCAGCGCCCTCAACGGCGCCTTTGGTGACCGGCTGGCTGAACACGGCAATGCCTTGACCCTGGGCATGGCCTTCGCCCACAAGGGTCGCGCGCTGCCGCTGGATGAAATGGCGTGGGCTGCAGCCCACCCGCAGGCCACCGGCAAGGTGGCGGTTTTCATTCACGGGCTGTGCTGCAACGAATCGGTGTGGGACCTGCACCGCCCCGATCACGATGGCCACAACTACGCCGAGCGGCTGGCCTGTGAAGGCGGCTTCACGCCACTGTTCCTGCGCTACAACTCCGGTCTGGGCATGGCCGACAACGGTGCGGCGCTGGCGCAACTGCTTGATGGCCTGATGGAGGTCTATCCGCGCCGGATTCAGCAACTGGTGCTCATCGGCCACAGCATGGGCGGGCTGGTGGCACGCAGTGCCCTCGCGCAGGCCACAGACGATGATGCCGCCTGGCTCAAACCCGTGACCCACCTGTTCTGCCTCGGTGCGCCGCACTTGGGCGCACCGCTTGAGAGCTGGGCGTGGAATGCCGGCCGACTGCTCGACCGACTGCCGTTCACCGCGCCCTTCGGCGGCTGGCTGAAGGCGCGCAGCATCGGCATCAAACAATTGCGTCACGGCCACGTGCGCTTCACCGATGGCGTGGATGAAGACCTCGACGCGGTCTTCGGCAGTGCGGCCGGCCCCTGCCCGCGACCGGCGCATGTGCGCTACGGCTTTATCGGCAGCAGCCTCGGCCCTGATCCTGAGGCGCCGCTGGCGCGCCTCCTCGGCGACGGGTTGGTGCGCCTCGACAGCGCCCGCGCGGCCGCGATGGGGGATGCCGACTGGGCCAGCTTCACCGGCCTCCATCACATCCGGCTCAGCAACGACCGCCGCGTTTACGAACAGTTGAGGGTCTGGTTGCGCGCATGA